The genomic segment ACCGGCTCGCCGACTTCTACTTCATCGAGCAGCCGACGCAGGAAGGCATCCTGGGGGTCATCAAGCAACTGCTCGTCGAGCGGATCCCCAAGCGGTTCAAGCTCAACCCCATCACCGACGTCCAGGTGCTTTCGCCCATCCACAAGGGCCTGGTCGGCGTCGAGAACCTCAACCTCGAGCTCCAGCAACTGCTCAACGAACGCGGCGAGAAGATCGTCTTCGGCGGACGCAACCTGCGCATCGGCGACAAGGTGATGCAGATCAAGAACAACTACACCAAGGAGGTCTTCAACGGCGACTTGGGCCGCGTCACCGGCTTCGACGCGCAGGAACGCCGCCTCCACGTCGAGATCGACGGCCGCACCATCGCCTACGAACGCGGCGAGGCCGACGAGATCGTCCTCGCCTACGCCGCCTCGATCCACAAAGCGCAGGGCTGCGAATACCCGGCCGTCGTCGTGCCCATGGTCACCCAGCACTACATGCTCCTCCAGCGTAACCTCCTCTATACCGCCGTCACACGCGGCAAGAAGCTCGTCGTCCTCGTCGGCCAACCCAGAGCCATCAACATCGCCATCCACAACGACAAAACCGACCTGCGCTATACGCATCTGGCCGTGCGGCTGCGGGAGTGCAGCCACCGCTGAGGACGGGGAGGCAAGAGATGGTCTCGCCAGCGGGTCGCGTGGTGAAACTTGTTGACACGGCAGCTCGAGTCTGCTAATATTTTCTGTCAAGGGTCTGCACTTCATTGTGAGCAAGGGGGATTTGTGGTCATGTATCGTTTCCTAGTCGTTCTGGTGCTGTGCGGGACTGTGTTCGCAGCCGGGTCCTCGTCGAGCCCTGCGTCCGAGACCATCGGGCCCTACACCATCGAGTCCGCGCCGATGTCGGCCCAGGTGATCGCCCTAGGCGGATCGCTGTGGGGCTGGATCAACGTGACGAACGCGTATGTCTCCGTCAACGACGCCTTCACGGGCTTCAGCATCCTCGATGACGGGTATGCGAACCCGACGGGCGTGACGATCGAGATGACCTTCGCGCCCGGCACGGTCATCAACACCACGGGCACCGACCTGGTGGTGTTCGACGGCCGACTGAGCGTGAACTCCTACGCCATCTCGACGGACTACGACAACTTCGCCACGGAACTGGCGCTGCCCGACACGGTGTTCACTGACACGGGCGTGGATCGGGACTACTACTACCAGCACTCGCCCGATCCGAACGCCACCTACCACGCAGACATCATGGCGGCCGCCGTCGACCTGAGCAGCCTGGGCATTCCCGACGGGACGCAGGTCCTCAAGGTCCGCGTCCGGAGCACGAGCAGCGAGGTTGATCTCATCGGGGTCGGCTCGCTCCACGTCGTTCCCGAGCCGTTCACGGTCGCCGGGCTCGTCGGCCTGGGCGCGATCGTCACGGTGCTCAGGCGCCGCCGCAAGTAGCCCAGCCCTCACCAGAGGCCGGCTGACGCGCAGGTGACGCTCCCGCGCAGGCGTGCGAGAGTGTCCTCGCCAACGAGCGACACACATCGCGTTGGCGACGCTCCTACGCAGGCGTGGCAGTGTGTCTTCTGGATCCCGCTCACCCGCGGCAAGAGACTCGTCGTCCTCGTCGGCCAACCCAGAGCCATCAACACCGCCATCCACAACGACAAAACAGACCTCCGATGCACGCATCTGGCGACGCGGCTGAGGGAGGGTATGAAGCTTTCGCAGGTTTCATCCACAGGGGAGAAGCATGATGGGTAAAGACAGGTTGCAGTGGATAGAGACTCAACTGGGATTGCGTAACGTGAAGTGTCCCGAATGTCGTGACGCCCAATCCGTCCCCAGGGAGGATTTTGAGTGCATCTCTGTGCGAAGGTTCCTGGCTCAGCACTTGCACCTCAACCCGAAGGAGATCGGTGGGCTCCAGCAGGACCCGGTCCAGTATGGCTGCGGATGTGTTTTGCATCTCGACGACATGTTGTACTTGAATCAGCAGGAACAGCGCTGGCATGACAAAATTGACGAGTGGGGCCACACATACGGCCCGGTTCTGCTGGACTTCCGTCGGCACATGGAGCAGTACCCGTTCCTCGGTCTCGATCATCCGATAGGCAAGAGGATATTCGACTCAATTGAGTCCTTGCCGCAGATATGCATCACGAAAGAGAACTGGTGGCGAGCCAGGAAGCCCGACGCGAAGGACCCGTCAAGAACCTTTGTCAGCGACGACATGCTGCCGCCGGACCCGGAGAGGGTGCGCATTCCCGAGGGCAGGTTTAACCACGCGGGCCAGCGTGTTCTCTACCTTGGGGCGTCAAGAGACACGGCGGCCGCTGAGGCGCTTGGCACACAGGTCACTCAGGTGCCCTTGCCGGATTCAGAGATCCCTGCTGTTGAGGGGACGTACATGCGCGTACTCCATGAGTCAGGGGCACATCGTTGCCACAAGGAGCTCGCCCAACGAGACGGGATCGTGTGGGTCCAGGAGTTCCTTGTTCAGTCGGTTGACCGGGTGTTGGACATCTCCAATTGGGAGCCAACTGATCCCGAGGACCTTCCCGTCTTTGTCCTGGGGATCCTGGATTCCTATGCCTTCCGGGAGCCTGCGGCTACGCCGTCGGGGGAGTGTGCTGGCGAAGCCTCGTCCTGGAAGCCTTACTACCTTATCCCCCGGTTCCTTGCTGATGTTGCGCGGCGAAAAGGCTACAACGGCATCAAGTACTGCGCCCAACGTTACAGCAATGCCAATCTTGTTCTGTTCAATCCCGACAGCTGCGGGTGTGTACAGGAAGAGTTGCCGGTGATTTACGAATATCCAGACAGCCCGTTTCAGCGGGGTCGTCCCGTCGTGTAGTCCAGTCTATTGCGGCCGGTCAAACAGGGAATAGGCATTGCCACCGGCTTCAGCCGGTGGTTGGGTGGTTGGCGATCCCCTTTCCGGAGCGCGCTTCAGCGTGCTTCTCGACGAGTGCCTTCAGGCGGTGTTGGGAACTGGCTGAAGCCTTGTGTCGAGAAGCCAGCTGAAGCTGGCTGGAGGGCTTCCGACTCCCAACCCGCACCACCGGCTGAAGCCGGTGGCATCACTCATTGTGGATGTGGCGACGAGGCTAAACACGAGGGCGTCCGTGTCTGGCCGTTTCCTGCCCGTCTAGTCCTGGGCGCCTGCTTCTTCTTTGCCCCCAAACCCCTCCGGCATGTGGAAAGCGGCGCGCCTTTCATAGAACTGGCGCATCTCGGGCCAGCGGGTGTCGATGTCCATGGTGAGCTCGGCGGCTTCCTCAATGAGGGCCATGTCCTCGGGCGACATCTCGTCCTCGGTCTTCTCCGCGAACGGGGGCGTGTCCCAGGGGAGCAGCTCGACCTTGTTGAGCGCCAGCATGTCGCAGGTGACGTTCGCCATTGCCATGCCCCAGCCCATCGCGTTCCAGCCGTCGCCGCCGCCGACGCCGAAGTTCTCGGGCGGGACCTTGCCGTCGCGGAACAGCCGCCAGCCGTCGGCCGCGACGACGAAGCGCCCCTTCGGCATGTCGAGGGTGTCGAAGTCGATCCTGAAGAATTCGCGCTGCTTGGCGTCAATCTGCGCGTCCACCTGGATCCAGCGCACCTCGTCCTTGTTCCAGTACTCGCAGATCCAATGGTTCTCGTACTTGCCGTCGCGCCACGTGTAGAGCGCGTAGCCGGCGCGGGCGCGGGCCGGGATGCCCTTGGCGCGGAGGATCGAGCAGGTCAGCACGGCGAACTGGCGGCAGTTGACGACGAGGCGCTTCTCGCGCGGGCGCGGCACGTCGAGGCCCGCGTCATCGAGCGCCTTGATCCGCGCGAGCAGCTCGTCCGTTTTTCGGATGCTGAACCCGCCTTGCTGCGCCTCCGACGGCTCCAGCTCGTACAACCACACCAGCCCGCCGTGGATCAGGACGCCCTGCACCGCCTCAACGATCGAAGCGACGTCGTCGGGGATGCTTGCGTACATCCCTTCGAACTTGCCCGCGTCCGTCCACGCGCTCTGCGTGCGGTAGAAGTCCAGCATCGCCTTGTTGCCTCCTCTCGGGCTGGACTCCTGAGGTTCTGAGCGTTGCCCGACGCATGCGGGCAGCCACACCCCGCCCACGAGCAGGAATGCCAGCCCGGCGACTCGACCCAACACGTTCATCGTGCCTCACCTCCCGTGACGACTAGGTGCACGACGCTCCCGTCGCTTCTTTGAGAAGAGCGCCCAAGCCTACACCACGTACGCAGAGTACACCATCGGGCTGTCGTGGGTGTTGATGATAGTGTGCTGCTTGGTGATCCTCGCTCCTGAGCGCGCTCCAGCGAACGCGCTCACCTTGTACCTTCTTGATCAGAGCCTCGAGGCGCTGTCCAGGCTTGGCTGAAGCCGTTTGTCTGGAAGACTACTCGAAGCAGGCTGGGGGAACGTGCCCGGCAACAGCCACCACCGACTGAATCCGGTGGCACAACCTACTGCGAGCCTAGTCCGCTTTGCGCAGCCCGCGCAGCGGGCGGCATCTTGTAGCCTCGGGCGTGAGCCCGTGGGACCGAGATGCGCAAACGATCAAGCCCCCGCAGGGGGCGACATCTGCTCCCTTTTCGTCGAGGATCCCATATGCCGCCCCCTGCGGGGGCTTCGCATTCTGGTTCCAGTTAACCACAGGCTGACGCCTGTGGCTACAGGATGTTGTCCCCTGCGCGGACTCATCAAAGGGAGTGTTGCTGCATCACCTCAGTGGGCAAATCGATGGGCGTCTGCGCGAGTTGGCTCAGCGCCTCCTGAGGATCAGGAAACCGCGGCCCTTGGCGTCCGTTTCCTCGAGGGGCTGGTACAGGCTCATCTTTCCGCCGAACCACGCGGCGAGGTCGAACACGCCGGATGCCGAGATGAGTGCCGCGAGCTCCTGCGGATGAAGGGCCCGCTTCGCGCTTGTGTGGATGTGCTCGCGTGTTGTGCCAGTCTCCGTCACTCGGAACCGCATGTGCTCGGTGTACGTGTGAGCGACGGGGTCGCACGGCGGTCCCGCGCACTCGTCGCGGTAGACCTCTATGCCGTCTCTCGTCGTTGACCACCCTTCATCGAAATGAGGCTGCCAGCCCGATGCCTCCTCACGCCAGAACGGCAGAGCCCAGCGCGCGAACTCGAGATCGACCATGTACAGGCCGCCTGGCCTCAGCGTCTTCGCCACGCACCGGAAGTGCTCGATGAACTGCTCGTTCCGGAGGAGGTAGGTGATCGAGTCGAGCCAGCAGGTCGCCACGTCGTAGCGGCCCTCGAGTGCGAAGTCGGCCATGTCTGCCTCGACCAGGGCTTCGGCCTTCGGCACGCGCTCCCGAGCCAGCTTGAGCATCTCGGCGCTCGCATCGACCCCGGCCACGCGCCATCCGCGCTTCGCCATCTCCACCAGAAACGTGCCCGTACCGCACGCCACGTCGAGAAGCGATCGCTCGACGCCGGGCGCGTAGCGCTCGACGCATCCTTCAAGGAAGTCCGCCTCGATCGTTCGCTCCCAGCCGAACGCGATGTCGTAGTGCTTGACCGCTGCGTTCTCGTCGTAGAACAAGTCTGTCACTCGTGAGTTCCTCTGTCCGGTCTTCTCATACCCACGCGCTGTAAGCCAACGTGCCGGCGTGCGTGTTGATGATGGTCTCGGCGTGCGTCTCGACACGCGAGAAGCCGGCGGCGCGGAGTTCGTCGGGAAGCTGGTCGCCTTCGTACCAGCGCATGCTCATGGTGTGTTCTTGTGTCCGGACCAGCTCGCCGTCGGTGTGGACCTCGTACTTCGAGGTCAGAGCCATGACCTGGTCTTTGGGGTCGATCCGGCTACGATGATAGCACCGGAACTCCTCGCGGCCGTCTTGAGCCGTTCGCCCGTCTTTCCAGGCGTCGCTCGACTCGAGGCCGAACTGGCACACGTCGAGAACGAACAAGCCACCGGGGTCTAGGTGCGAGCGAACGCGTGCCAGGCACGACCGGACCTGCTCCAGGTCGGCGATAAGCTGGAACGAGCCGCCGGCAACGAAGATCATCCCGTAGCGTCGGCCCGTGCTGAAGCCGGCGCAGTCCTGCTCGTAGAGATTAGCGGAAAGCCCCTCGCGAGCCAGCTTGTCGCGGCAGATGGCGAGCATCTGGCCGGAAACATCGATACCGTCAACGTCCTTGCCCATACGGCAGATGGGCAGCAGGATACGGCCCGTGCCGCACGCCAATTCGAGGATCGGCCCTTCGACTTGAGCTGCGCGTTCGCTGTAGTACGCGATGTCGTGCTGCTCGGACACGAGGAGCCGGTCGTACCACTCCGCGACCAGGCCGCTGTAGGACGGTCTCGATTCCAGCGTCACGCAGATTTCCTCCGACGATGAGTCTCTGTTACCTGTCTCGGGCGAACTCGTCGATCAGGCGCTGCATACGGCGCGCGTAGATCATATCAAACAGGTCGAGGCGCTCGGGGCACAGCTTCCCGGCCCATTGGCGGGCGGCGTTGGCGAATTCCTCGCACTCGGCGCGCGTGTACGTGCCGCTGCGGATGGCGGCGCAGGCGAGGTCGACGACCACTTGCAGCCGCTCGATCTGTCGCCGTGCCTCGGCAGTCTGTCCATCCAACGCATCGCTCATCGTTGCGTCAGTTCTCCTCCGTGCTCTCCGTGCCCTCCGTGGTGAGAGTCCGGATGTTTCTCCACGGAGTGCGCGGAGCCAAGGCTCATCGCCGTAATGGTTCCAGCTTCTTCAGGATCCGGTCGGTATGCGTCCCCTTCCAGTAGACCTTGTTGCAGTTGCGGCAGCGCGAGTACTGGTCCTGGATGGAGTAGGTGAACTCAGGCACTTCGCCCGCCACGTCCGCCTTCGATGCCGGCTCCAGGGGCGAATTGCAGATCAGGCAGCGGGTGAAGAGGCGCTCGGTATCAATCCGTATATCAGTGACCTGCAAAACCTGTGCGATCTGAGGCAACAAGTGAGGGCTCTCCAGGACGATCCACCTGAGTTCGGACCGGCGCGGCTTGAGATCCTTTGCCGATATTTGGCCCAGGAGGCGCCCGTGTCGAGTGAGCAGGACGCGGCTCTCATCTAACGCCCTGCGCATGAGGCTGTTATCATCAACGCGTCCGGCCGGGGCGACGTCGAGGCCCAGGATGCGCAACCATCGCGCAAGCTTGCCCACCATGTCGTCGGCGAGGAACCTTGGCTCCTGAGGGGACGGGTCGGTCATTGCATGTCTCCCTGGACCGTCGCCTCAGTGATTCTACCAGCTTGGCCGCTTTCTGCGCAATCTCCCAGTGCCGCGACCTGAAGGGAACCGGCAGATCGGCCGATGGGTTCTATGGGCAAAACGCGGTACGATGATAGCCAGGGATTCAGGAGATTCTGCAGGCCATGTGGTTCGGTGAAGCGACTTTGGCCCGGAAGCTGCTGAAGCAGAAGA from the Verrucomicrobiota bacterium genome contains:
- a CDS encoding PEP-CTERM sorting domain-containing protein (PEP-CTERM proteins occur, often in large numbers, in the proteomes of bacteria that also encode an exosortase, a predicted intramembrane cysteine proteinase. The presence of a PEP-CTERM domain at a protein's C-terminus predicts cleavage within the sorting domain, followed by covalent anchoring to some some component of the (usually Gram-negative) cell surface. Many PEP-CTERM proteins exhibit an unusual sequence composition that includes large numbers of potential glycosylation sites. Expression of one such protein has been shown restore the ability of a bacterium to form floc, a type of biofilm.); the encoded protein is MYRFLVVLVLCGTVFAAGSSSSPASETIGPYTIESAPMSAQVIALGGSLWGWINVTNAYVSVNDAFTGFSILDDGYANPTGVTIEMTFAPGTVINTTGTDLVVFDGRLSVNSYAISTDYDNFATELALPDTVFTDTGVDRDYYYQHSPDPNATYHADIMAAAVDLSSLGIPDGTQVLKVRVRSTSSEVDLIGVGSLHVVPEPFTVAGLVGLGAIVTVLRRRRK
- a CDS encoding RES family NAD+ phosphorylase; its protein translation is MMGKDRLQWIETQLGLRNVKCPECRDAQSVPREDFECISVRRFLAQHLHLNPKEIGGLQQDPVQYGCGCVLHLDDMLYLNQQEQRWHDKIDEWGHTYGPVLLDFRRHMEQYPFLGLDHPIGKRIFDSIESLPQICITKENWWRARKPDAKDPSRTFVSDDMLPPDPERVRIPEGRFNHAGQRVLYLGASRDTAAAEALGTQVTQVPLPDSEIPAVEGTYMRVLHESGAHRCHKELAQRDGIVWVQEFLVQSVDRVLDISNWEPTDPEDLPVFVLGILDSYAFREPAATPSGECAGEASSWKPYYLIPRFLADVARRKGYNGIKYCAQRYSNANLVLFNPDSCGCVQEELPVIYEYPDSPFQRGRPVV
- a CDS encoding transglutaminase domain-containing protein, with the translated sequence MNVLGRVAGLAFLLVGGVWLPACVGQRSEPQESSPRGGNKAMLDFYRTQSAWTDAGKFEGMYASIPDDVASIVEAVQGVLIHGGLVWLYELEPSEAQQGGFSIRKTDELLARIKALDDAGLDVPRPREKRLVVNCRQFAVLTCSILRAKGIPARARAGYALYTWRDGKYENHWICEYWNKDEVRWIQVDAQIDAKQREFFRIDFDTLDMPKGRFVVAADGWRLFRDGKVPPENFGVGGGDGWNAMGWGMAMANVTCDMLALNKVELLPWDTPPFAEKTEDEMSPEDMALIEEAAELTMDIDTRWPEMRQFYERRAAFHMPEGFGGKEEAGAQD
- a CDS encoding class I SAM-dependent methyltransferase, giving the protein MTDLFYDENAAVKHYDIAFGWERTIEADFLEGCVERYAPGVERSLLDVACGTGTFLVEMAKRGWRVAGVDASAEMLKLARERVPKAEALVEADMADFALEGRYDVATCWLDSITYLLRNEQFIEHFRCVAKTLRPGGLYMVDLEFARWALPFWREEASGWQPHFDEGWSTTRDGIEVYRDECAGPPCDPVAHTYTEHMRFRVTETGTTREHIHTSAKRALHPQELAALISASGVFDLAAWFGGKMSLYQPLEETDAKGRGFLILRRR
- a CDS encoding methyltransferase domain-containing protein, giving the protein MTLESRPSYSGLVAEWYDRLLVSEQHDIAYYSERAAQVEGPILELACGTGRILLPICRMGKDVDGIDVSGQMLAICRDKLAREGLSANLYEQDCAGFSTGRRYGMIFVAGGSFQLIADLEQVRSCLARVRSHLDPGGLFVLDVCQFGLESSDAWKDGRTAQDGREEFRCYHRSRIDPKDQVMALTSKYEVHTDGELVRTQEHTMSMRWYEGDQLPDELRAAGFSRVETHAETIINTHAGTLAYSAWV
- a CDS encoding Mut7-C RNAse domain-containing protein — translated: MTDPSPQEPRFLADDMVGKLARWLRILGLDVAPAGRVDDNSLMRRALDESRVLLTRHGRLLGQISAKDLKPRRSELRWIVLESPHLLPQIAQVLQVTDIRIDTERLFTRCLICNSPLEPASKADVAGEVPEFTYSIQDQYSRCRNCNKVYWKGTHTDRILKKLEPLRR